Proteins encoded by one window of Erysipelothrix rhusiopathiae:
- the argF gene encoding ornithine carbamoyltransferase — MGVNLSGRSFLKLLDFTSDEIRYLVDLSKEFKNLKLTGTPHRYLEGKNIVLLFEKTSTRTRCSFEVAGMDLGMGVTYLDPGSSQMGKKESIPDTARVLGRMYDGIEYRGYAQEIVQALADDAGVPVWNGLTTEFHPTQMIADLLTIEENFGYLKGLNFVFMGDAQNNVANSLMVACAKMGLNFTACGPKAQMPHAELVKECRAIAKENGCTVTLTEDVKKATTGAHVIYTDIWVSMGEPDSVWEERIKLLSPYQVNSDVMTNAADDAIFLHCLPSFHDLKTTIGQEIHEKYGLKEMEVTNEVFESKQSKVFNEAENRMHTIKAVMYATLK; from the coding sequence ATGGGAGTAAATTTAAGCGGAAGAAGCTTCTTAAAGCTTTTGGATTTCACATCAGATGAAATTAGATATTTAGTAGACTTATCAAAAGAGTTTAAAAATTTAAAACTCACAGGAACACCACACCGTTATCTCGAAGGAAAAAACATCGTATTACTTTTTGAAAAAACTTCAACACGTACACGTTGTTCATTTGAAGTAGCGGGTATGGACTTGGGTATGGGTGTTACATACTTAGATCCAGGTAGTTCACAAATGGGTAAAAAAGAAAGCATTCCTGATACTGCACGTGTACTTGGTCGCATGTATGATGGAATTGAATACCGTGGTTATGCACAAGAAATTGTTCAAGCATTAGCAGATGATGCAGGCGTTCCAGTATGGAATGGTTTAACTACAGAATTCCACCCAACACAAATGATCGCAGACTTACTTACAATTGAAGAAAACTTCGGTTATTTAAAAGGTCTAAACTTTGTATTTATGGGTGATGCTCAAAATAACGTTGCGAACTCACTAATGGTAGCATGTGCAAAAATGGGTCTAAACTTTACAGCTTGTGGACCTAAAGCACAAATGCCACACGCAGAATTAGTTAAAGAATGCCGTGCAATCGCAAAAGAAAACGGATGTACTGTTACTTTAACTGAAGATGTTAAGAAAGCAACAACAGGTGCTCACGTTATTTATACTGATATTTGGGTATCAATGGGTGAACCAGATAGTGTATGGGAAGAACGTATTAAACTCTTAAGTCCATACCAAGTAAATAGTGATGTTATGACAAATGCAGCAGATGATGCAATCTTCTTACACTGCTTACCTTCATTCCATGATCTTAAGACTACAATTGGACAAGAAATCCATGAAAAATATGGCTTAAAAGAAATGGAAGTTACAAACGAAGTGTTTGAATCAAAACAATCTAAAGTCTTCAATGAAGCAGAAAACAGAATGCATACAATCAAAGCTGTGATGTATGCAACACTTAAGTAG
- the arcC gene encoding carbamate kinase has translation MGKRIVIALGGNALGNNAEEQIELVKQTAQTIVDMAEEGYEVIVGHGNGPQVGMINLAMEFAANNGGGTPAMPFPECGAMSQGYIGYHLQQAIQNELRKRKLSKHCASVVTQMIVDEKDPAFDKPTKPVGLFYTEEESVKLAAEKGYSFMEDAGRGYRRVVASPLPKEIVEIDLIKQLTGQGDIVITVGGGGIPVIETAEGYKGVAAVIDKDRSCSKLALDLNADMLIILTAVDRVCIHYNTPQQEELATMNVAEAKQYIKEGHFAPGSMLPKIEACLDFVEQASEGQALVTSLVRAKDALAGVTGTIIKK, from the coding sequence ATGGGAAAACGTATTGTAATCGCTCTAGGTGGTAACGCACTCGGTAATAATGCAGAAGAACAAATCGAGCTCGTTAAACAAACAGCACAAACAATCGTTGATATGGCTGAAGAAGGCTATGAAGTGATCGTTGGTCACGGAAATGGTCCTCAAGTAGGTATGATTAATTTGGCAATGGAGTTCGCCGCTAATAATGGCGGTGGAACTCCAGCAATGCCATTTCCTGAATGTGGGGCAATGAGTCAAGGCTACATTGGTTATCATCTACAACAAGCTATTCAAAACGAATTGCGTAAACGTAAGTTAAGTAAACACTGTGCAAGTGTTGTGACCCAAATGATTGTGGATGAAAAAGACCCAGCATTTGATAAACCAACAAAACCTGTAGGACTTTTCTACACAGAAGAAGAATCAGTGAAACTTGCAGCAGAAAAGGGATACAGTTTTATGGAGGATGCAGGACGTGGGTATCGTCGTGTCGTTGCTTCACCATTGCCAAAAGAAATCGTTGAAATTGATCTTATTAAGCAATTAACAGGTCAAGGCGATATTGTTATTACAGTTGGTGGTGGCGGTATTCCAGTTATAGAAACAGCTGAAGGTTATAAAGGGGTTGCAGCTGTTATCGATAAGGATCGTTCTTGCTCAAAGCTTGCTCTTGACCTAAATGCCGATATGCTTATTATCTTAACGGCAGTGGATCGTGTATGCATTCATTACAACACACCACAACAAGAAGAACTTGCAACAATGAATGTTGCAGAAGCAAAACAATACATCAAGGAAGGCCATTTTGCTCCTGGAAGTATGTTACCTAAGATTGAAGCTTGTCTCGATTTTGTTGAACAAGCATCTGAAGGTCAAGCTCTTGTTACGTCACTTGTACGAGCAAAAGATGCACTTGCAGGGGTTACCGGAACGATCATCAAAAAATAG